One Bacillus sp. (in: firmicutes) genomic window carries:
- the spoVK gene encoding stage V sporulation protein K — protein sequence MDHPMRMKNNGQINIVLNSKKRWPVENKGIKSIVPTSYPQEHQPLREIEDELNQLVGLEEMKKMIKEIYAWIYVNKKREEVGLKAGKQALHMMFKGNPGTGKTTVARLIGKLLHKMNVLSKGHLIEAERADLVGEYIGHTAQKTRDLIRRAMGGILFIDEAYSLGRGGEKDFGKEAIDTLVKHMEDKQHDFILILAGYSREMDYFLSLNPGLQSRFPLVFHFPDYNIDQLMEIGRRMLTEKEYVFSPDAERKLREHLALMKSTSNPINFSNGRYIRNIIEKAIRVQAMRLLLDQTYHKNELMTIKSSDLIFTDT from the coding sequence TTGGACCATCCGATGCGTATGAAAAATAATGGACAAATTAATATTGTATTAAATTCAAAGAAAAGATGGCCGGTGGAAAACAAAGGAATAAAATCGATCGTTCCAACCTCGTATCCACAAGAACATCAACCATTACGGGAAATTGAAGACGAATTAAATCAACTCGTTGGATTAGAAGAAATGAAAAAAATGATTAAAGAGATTTATGCTTGGATTTACGTCAATAAAAAGCGGGAAGAAGTCGGGTTAAAGGCGGGAAAACAAGCGCTGCATATGATGTTTAAAGGAAATCCTGGCACAGGGAAAACGACGGTGGCAAGACTGATTGGAAAATTGCTTCATAAGATGAACGTTTTGTCGAAAGGACATCTTATTGAAGCGGAACGAGCAGATTTAGTTGGGGAATATATTGGACATACAGCTCAAAAAACGAGGGATTTAATCAGAAGAGCGATGGGCGGGATTTTATTTATTGATGAGGCGTATTCTCTCGGTCGGGGAGGGGAAAAAGATTTTGGAAAAGAAGCAATTGATACCCTTGTCAAACATATGGAAGACAAACAGCACGATTTTATTTTGATTCTGGCGGGATACTCTCGTGAAATGGATTACTTTTTGTCATTAAATCCAGGTCTTCAATCAAGATTTCCGTTAGTGTTTCATTTTCCCGATTACAATATCGATCAATTAATGGAAATCGGACGGCGCATGCTAACGGAAAAAGAATACGTATTCAGTCCAGATGCCGAACGCAAACTGCGCGAACACCTCGCCCTTATGAAAAGTACTTCTAACCCAATCAACTTCTCCAACGGAAGATACATTAGAAACATCATCGAAAAAGCCATCCGCGTCCAAGCCATGCGTCTACTACTTGACCAAACCTACCACAAAAACGAACTCATGACCATCAAAAGCAGCGACCTCATCTTCACCGACACTTAG
- the copZ gene encoding copper chaperone CopZ codes for MTTTLQVQGMTCGHCKMAVTNALQELDGVKRVEVHLEEGTVDVEFDETKVHLEQLKEAIEDQGYDVK; via the coding sequence ATGACAACGACATTACAAGTTCAAGGAATGACGTGTGGACATTGCAAAATGGCCGTAACAAATGCGCTTCAAGAGTTAGATGGCGTAAAACGTGTGGAGGTTCATTTGGAAGAAGGAACTGTCGATGTTGAGTTTGATGAAACAAAGGTTCATTTAGAGCAATTAAAAGAAGCGATTGAAGACCAAGGATATGATGTAAAATAA
- a CDS encoding copper-translocating P-type ATPase has product MSEQKQVTLKVTGMTCAACSNRIEKVLNKMDGVEANVNLAMEKASIQYDPTKQNLENIQAKIEKLGYGVAVEKVKLDIEGMTCAACATRIEKGLTRMEGVASANVNLAMNNAVVEYYEGITSEKDILEKIKKLGYIGKVHHEEEPTAKRKEEVNRQQRRLILSILLSLPLLYTMVAHMPIDLGIPVPDIFMNPWIQLLLATPVQFYIGGTFYMGAIRALRNKSANMDVLIALGTSAAYFYSVFEAIKTIENRPYTPHLYFETSAVLITLVLLGKYLEAMAKGRTTEAISKLMDLQAKEARVIRDGEEVHIPLEQVMVGDIILVKPGEKIPVDGTVLRGTSSVDESMITGESIPIDKKEGDSVIGATINKNGVLTIRAEKVGKDTALANIIKIVEEAQGSKAPIQRLADVISGIFVPIVVSIALVTFIIWYFEVTPGDFAKALEVAIAVLVIACPCALGLATPTSIMVGTGKGAEHGILFKGGEFLEGTHKINAVLLDKTGTVTKGTPEVTDVLEFQKGMLSYAVSAESVSEHPLAHAIVKYGKKQGTLMRSVDQFTAITGHGIEATIEGKQVLIGTRKLMKERNVNFSSYENDLLHLEQQGKTAMLVAIEHQIVGIIAVADTIKDSSKKAIVALKEMGMEVYMVTGDNRRTAEAIGKKVNVDKVFAEVLPEEKAKIVSELQQKGKYVAMVGDGINDAPALAKADIGMAIGTGTDVAIETADVTLVGGDLAHIPKAIELSRKTMKNIRQNLFWALFYNSIGIPVAAFGLLEPWVAGAAMAFSSVSVVTNALRLKRVKISF; this is encoded by the coding sequence ATGAGTGAACAAAAGCAGGTGACACTCAAAGTAACAGGAATGACGTGTGCCGCTTGTTCCAACCGGATTGAAAAAGTATTGAATAAAATGGATGGTGTAGAAGCAAACGTGAATTTAGCCATGGAGAAGGCATCCATCCAATACGATCCAACAAAACAAAATCTAGAAAATATTCAAGCAAAAATTGAAAAATTAGGGTACGGGGTAGCCGTTGAAAAAGTCAAACTCGATATTGAAGGAATGACATGTGCTGCCTGTGCCACGCGGATCGAAAAAGGGTTAACCCGAATGGAAGGCGTTGCAAGTGCAAACGTGAATTTAGCCATGAACAACGCGGTGGTAGAATATTATGAAGGAATTACTTCTGAAAAAGACATTCTCGAAAAAATAAAGAAACTAGGATACATCGGTAAAGTTCATCATGAAGAAGAGCCGACTGCTAAACGGAAAGAAGAAGTAAATCGTCAACAACGACGACTCATCCTATCCATTTTGTTATCTTTGCCTCTACTTTATACGATGGTTGCTCATATGCCTATTGACTTAGGGATCCCTGTGCCCGACATCTTTATGAATCCATGGATTCAACTGCTATTAGCAACACCCGTGCAGTTTTACATTGGTGGCACTTTTTATATGGGGGCTATTCGAGCGCTCAGAAACAAAAGTGCCAACATGGATGTATTAATCGCTCTTGGCACTTCAGCTGCTTACTTTTATAGTGTATTTGAAGCAATAAAAACAATTGAGAATCGTCCATATACTCCACATCTGTATTTTGAAACGAGCGCAGTGTTAATTACCCTTGTTCTTTTAGGAAAATATTTGGAGGCCATGGCGAAAGGTCGGACAACTGAAGCGATTTCAAAACTAATGGATTTACAAGCGAAAGAGGCTCGGGTCATTCGAGATGGAGAAGAAGTTCATATACCACTCGAGCAAGTGATGGTAGGGGATATCATTCTTGTGAAACCTGGGGAAAAAATACCGGTAGATGGTACCGTTCTTCGAGGAACATCTTCAGTCGATGAATCGATGATTACAGGGGAATCTATTCCGATTGATAAAAAAGAAGGCGACTCAGTCATTGGGGCGACCATAAATAAAAATGGGGTTCTTACGATTCGTGCTGAAAAAGTTGGAAAGGATACGGCGCTTGCCAATATTATAAAAATCGTAGAAGAGGCTCAAGGGTCGAAAGCGCCGATTCAGCGACTCGCTGATGTCATTTCAGGAATATTTGTCCCGATTGTTGTCTCCATTGCGTTAGTAACGTTTATTATTTGGTATTTTGAAGTGACGCCGGGAGATTTTGCGAAAGCACTTGAAGTGGCGATTGCTGTTCTTGTTATCGCGTGTCCATGTGCACTTGGATTGGCGACACCAACATCCATTATGGTAGGTACAGGAAAAGGAGCGGAACACGGCATCCTATTTAAAGGCGGTGAATTCCTCGAAGGAACTCATAAAATCAATGCGGTTTTACTTGACAAGACAGGCACGGTGACAAAAGGAACACCAGAAGTAACGGATGTATTAGAGTTTCAAAAAGGGATGCTATCATATGCGGTTTCAGCTGAAAGTGTATCGGAACACCCGTTAGCACACGCGATTGTCAAATATGGAAAGAAGCAAGGAACTTTAATGAGATCGGTTGATCAATTTACAGCCATTACCGGGCATGGTATTGAAGCAACGATCGAAGGAAAACAAGTGCTTATAGGTACACGGAAACTTATGAAAGAACGAAATGTCAATTTTTCATCATACGAAAATGACTTACTTCATTTGGAACAACAAGGAAAGACCGCGATGCTGGTGGCTATCGAGCATCAGATCGTCGGAATTATCGCTGTCGCTGATACGATCAAAGATAGCTCGAAAAAAGCGATTGTAGCATTAAAGGAAATGGGTATGGAAGTATATATGGTAACCGGAGACAATCGTCGGACAGCAGAAGCCATCGGGAAAAAAGTCAATGTAGACAAAGTATTTGCAGAAGTTCTTCCGGAAGAAAAAGCAAAGATCGTATCGGAATTACAACAAAAAGGAAAATACGTAGCGATGGTTGGAGATGGAATTAACGATGCTCCTGCGTTAGCGAAAGCTGATATTGGTATGGCAATTGGTACAGGTACGGATGTGGCCATCGAAACAGCTGACGTGACGTTAGTCGGAGGCGATTTAGCTCATATTCCGAAAGCGATTGAATTAAGCCGAAAAACGATGAAAAATATCCGTCAAAACTTGTTTTGGGCGTTATTTTACAATTCGATTGGCATCCCGGTGGCTGCTTTTGGACTATTGGAACCTTGGGTGGCAGGAGCGGCGATGGCGTTTAGCTCTGTTTCTGTAGTGACCAACGCGCTTCGATTGAAACGCGTGAAAATATCATTTTAG
- a CDS encoding metal-sensing transcriptional repressor — translation MVPRSKEEIDHIMKRLKRIEGQVRGVQKMVEENRYCIDILVQISAIQAALKKVGFHLLERHANHCVAKAIKEGSGEESLRELMDVIKQFSK, via the coding sequence ATGGTCCCACGGTCAAAAGAAGAAATAGACCATATTATGAAACGTTTAAAACGAATCGAAGGACAAGTTCGTGGAGTACAAAAAATGGTGGAAGAAAATCGCTATTGTATTGATATTTTAGTTCAAATTTCGGCGATTCAAGCGGCGCTGAAAAAAGTAGGCTTTCATTTATTAGAAAGGCATGCCAATCATTGTGTGGCAAAAGCGATAAAAGAAGGAAGCGGAGAAGAATCGCTTCGTGAATTAATGGACGTCATCAAACAGTTCTCAAAATAA
- the hfq gene encoding RNA chaperone Hfq yields MKQSINIQDQFLNHLRKEGIPVTVFLLNGFQLRGHVKGFDNFTVLFETEGKQQLVYKHAISTFSPARNVPINYEEQ; encoded by the coding sequence ATGAAACAATCCATTAATATTCAAGATCAGTTTTTGAACCATCTTCGAAAAGAAGGGATTCCTGTCACGGTATTTTTATTAAATGGGTTCCAGCTTCGCGGACATGTAAAAGGTTTCGACAACTTTACGGTTTTGTTTGAAACAGAAGGAAAACAGCAATTAGTGTATAAGCACGCGATTTCTACGTTTTCCCCAGCGCGAAACGTTCCAATTAATTATGAAGAACAATAA
- the miaA gene encoding tRNA (adenosine(37)-N6)-dimethylallyltransferase MiaA has product MKEKQKLVVLIGPTAVGKTKLSIELAKRFNGEIISGDSMQIYKGMDIGTAKITKEEMEGIPHHLIDIKEPTESFSVAEFQTLVRDKINEIHNRHHLPMIVGGTGLYIQAVIYDYQFADSPGDENFRNQLEERIKKEGNLSLYEELKRIDPESATSIHPNNVRRVIRALEIFHTTGKTMTEYIRNQQQELLYDVVIIGLTMEREKLYERINRRVDLMMEQGLLDEVKRLYDAKIRDVQSIQAIGYKELYEYLDGRLSLEEAVEQLKQNSRRYAKRQLTWFRNKMDVHWFDLTDEALYEKKINEISDFIAGKLQIKSNK; this is encoded by the coding sequence ATGAAGGAGAAACAAAAGCTTGTTGTACTAATTGGGCCAACGGCTGTTGGAAAAACAAAATTAAGCATTGAGTTAGCGAAACGGTTTAACGGTGAAATTATTAGTGGGGATTCGATGCAAATTTATAAAGGTATGGATATCGGGACGGCCAAAATAACAAAGGAGGAAATGGAAGGCATCCCCCATCATTTAATTGATATCAAAGAACCAACAGAGTCATTTTCAGTGGCTGAATTTCAAACGCTTGTAAGAGATAAAATTAATGAAATACATAATCGTCATCATCTGCCAATGATTGTTGGGGGAACTGGTCTTTATATTCAAGCTGTTATTTATGATTATCAATTTGCTGATTCACCCGGGGATGAAAACTTTCGGAATCAATTGGAGGAACGGATAAAAAAAGAAGGAAATCTGTCGTTATATGAAGAATTAAAACGTATTGATCCAGAAAGCGCTACTAGTATTCATCCAAACAACGTCCGCCGTGTCATACGGGCGCTAGAAATTTTTCACACTACAGGGAAAACGATGACGGAATATATTCGAAATCAGCAACAAGAGCTCCTGTATGATGTCGTTATTATTGGTTTAACCATGGAGCGAGAAAAACTGTATGAACGAATTAATCGGCGAGTCGATCTTATGATGGAACAAGGTCTTTTAGATGAGGTCAAGCGGTTATATGATGCTAAAATCCGTGATGTTCAGTCGATTCAAGCCATTGGATATAAAGAATTGTACGAATATTTGGATGGCCGTCTTTCGTTGGAAGAAGCGGTTGAGCAGTTGAAACAAAACTCTCGTCGCTATGCGAAAAGGCAATTAACTTGGTTCCGCAACAAAATGGATGTTCATTGGTTTGATCTCACAGATGAAGCGTTATACGAGAAAAAAATTAATGAAATTTCCGATTTTATTGCAGGAAAGCTTCAAATCAAATCGAATAAATAA
- a CDS encoding carbon starvation protein A translates to MATFVSAVFLLVLGYFIYAKVVERIFGVNDENVTPAYSKKDGLDYTPMSWWKGTLIQLLNIAGLGPIFGAIMGALYGPVAFIWIVIGSIFAGAVHDYFSGMLSLRHGGEQYPSLVGRYLGKSIKAIINVLSIILMILVAAAFTAGPAQLIAKVTPLSYQVAIVIIFAYFILAALLPVNKLIGKIYPLFGAVLLFMAVVIGVGLFFMDHPIPNVTLENLHPNQLPIWPLLMITISCGAVSGFHCTQSPIIARTMKKESDGRKIFYGAMILEGIIALIWAAAGMTFFGGTDGLGIALAEGGPAAVVDEISKSLLGTLGGILAILGVIILPITTGDTALRSSRMMIVDIVKQFGVKVDSYKKTVLLTIPVIVSTFALTQMDYTFLWRYVGWTNQVVATVMLWTAAMYLLQNGKFHWICSVPAMFMTSVVCTYIFYAPEGFHLAFQPSMIFGLTLTLAVIGWFMVQVRKSRVSDYQPLEKSAS, encoded by the coding sequence ATGGCAACATTTGTTTCGGCAGTTTTTCTATTAGTACTTGGTTATTTTATCTATGCAAAGGTGGTTGAGCGCATTTTCGGAGTAAATGATGAAAATGTTACACCGGCGTATTCTAAAAAAGATGGGCTTGATTATACACCGATGAGTTGGTGGAAGGGAACGCTTATTCAATTGTTAAATATTGCTGGACTTGGTCCGATTTTTGGAGCGATTATGGGGGCGCTTTATGGTCCGGTAGCATTTATTTGGATTGTCATCGGTTCTATTTTTGCAGGTGCGGTACACGATTATTTTTCAGGAATGCTGTCGTTAAGACACGGAGGAGAACAATATCCTTCATTAGTTGGACGTTATTTAGGAAAAAGTATTAAAGCTATTATAAATGTTTTATCAATCATACTTATGATTTTAGTAGCAGCAGCTTTTACAGCTGGACCAGCACAATTAATTGCAAAAGTAACTCCTTTAAGCTATCAAGTAGCTATCGTCATCATATTTGCTTATTTTATTCTAGCGGCATTGTTGCCCGTCAATAAATTAATCGGAAAAATTTATCCGTTATTTGGAGCTGTCTTATTATTTATGGCCGTCGTAATTGGCGTTGGACTATTCTTTATGGACCATCCGATTCCGAATGTGACGTTAGAAAATTTACATCCAAACCAATTACCGATTTGGCCGTTACTAATGATCACTATTTCATGTGGGGCTGTTTCCGGTTTTCATTGCACCCAAAGTCCAATTATTGCTCGGACGATGAAAAAAGAAAGCGATGGCCGCAAAATCTTTTACGGGGCTATGATATTAGAAGGAATCATTGCCCTCATTTGGGCAGCGGCTGGGATGACATTTTTTGGAGGAACCGATGGATTGGGAATCGCATTAGCGGAAGGAGGACCAGCTGCAGTCGTTGATGAAATTAGTAAATCACTATTAGGAACATTAGGTGGAATTTTAGCGATTTTAGGGGTTATTATCTTACCGATTACAACAGGTGATACTGCCTTACGGTCATCGCGAATGATGATTGTAGACATCGTAAAGCAATTTGGTGTCAAAGTCGATTCTTATAAGAAAACCGTTTTATTAACCATACCAGTCATTGTTAGTACGTTTGCCCTTACGCAAATGGACTATACATTTTTATGGCGCTATGTCGGCTGGACGAACCAAGTAGTCGCCACCGTCATGCTATGGACAGCGGCGATGTACTTATTACAAAATGGGAAGTTTCATTGGATCTGTAGTGTTCCAGCAATGTTTATGACAAGTGTTGTATGCACGTATATTTTTTACGCACCAGAAGGATTCCATCTAGCATTTCAACCATCCATGATTTTCGGACTCACCTTGACCTTAGCGGTTATTGGTTGGTTTATGGTACAAGTAAGAAAATCTAGAGTATCTGATTATCAACCATTAGAAAAAAGTGCGTCGTAA
- a CDS encoding methyl-accepting chemotaxis protein, whose amino-acid sequence MTLRSYIIRTLLVVVPGTFLLGFGVSMFIGLTGTDFWVTTGSLVICGMLLGILSATLNYRRFVVPIAVLNKHLQAIKDGDLSTRVNANEVGELKSFAVNINEMLETWGMLIQKVKQHSKQIVSFSDQLTNIAEQTTKATEQISSSMEDIAAGSEQQVKSVQETSTSMNEISKGLSLVSTKTQQVADAAGGTFAKANAGSEVISKMEEQMRFIHQHVESLGHVVKGLGERSKEIGQITEVISTIASQTNLLALNAAIEAARAGEHGKGFAVVADEVRKLAEQSADSAQQISQLIHHIQKETNEAMVSMQTVVDEVSKGLEDVNLAGDSFEQIRQSVDEVSGQIAEVSQAVQQMTHGAQRIAMSIDQMAAIVKESSEQSLNISASTEEQMASMEEMTSSAEALNQMAEEMQQLLNRFKGV is encoded by the coding sequence ATGACGTTACGGAGCTATATCATTCGCACATTGTTAGTTGTAGTTCCTGGGACGTTTTTACTTGGGTTCGGTGTGTCTATGTTTATTGGCCTAACAGGTACAGATTTCTGGGTGACGACCGGGAGCTTAGTTATTTGTGGAATGCTCCTTGGTATTTTATCCGCTACATTAAATTACCGGCGGTTTGTGGTGCCCATTGCCGTGTTGAATAAGCATTTACAGGCGATTAAAGATGGGGATTTATCTACAAGAGTCAATGCCAATGAAGTAGGTGAACTTAAGTCTTTTGCGGTAAATATTAACGAAATGTTAGAAACATGGGGAATGTTAATTCAAAAGGTGAAACAACATTCAAAACAAATCGTTTCCTTTTCTGACCAGTTAACGAACATCGCCGAACAGACGACAAAAGCGACGGAGCAAATTTCTTCGTCCATGGAAGATATTGCGGCAGGTTCCGAACAACAAGTAAAATCAGTTCAAGAAACTTCGACGTCCATGAATGAAATATCTAAAGGATTATCCCTCGTTTCCACAAAAACTCAACAAGTTGCTGATGCCGCTGGAGGAACGTTTGCCAAAGCGAATGCAGGTTCAGAAGTTATTAGCAAAATGGAAGAGCAAATGCGGTTTATCCATCAACATGTTGAATCGCTTGGACACGTTGTAAAAGGATTAGGGGAACGATCGAAAGAAATTGGTCAAATTACCGAAGTGATTTCTACAATTGCTTCTCAAACGAATTTGTTAGCCTTAAATGCCGCTATTGAAGCAGCAAGGGCGGGAGAGCACGGTAAAGGTTTTGCTGTTGTAGCCGATGAAGTACGGAAATTAGCAGAACAATCCGCAGATTCTGCACAGCAAATTTCTCAATTAATCCATCATATTCAAAAGGAAACTAACGAAGCGATGGTATCGATGCAAACAGTTGTGGATGAAGTTTCCAAAGGACTTGAAGATGTAAACTTAGCTGGAGATTCCTTTGAGCAAATTCGCCAGTCGGTGGATGAAGTATCTGGACAAATTGCCGAAGTATCACAAGCCGTTCAGCAAATGACGCACGGAGCACAGCGTATTGCAATGTCCATTGATCAAATGGCGGCCATTGTGAAGGAATCTTCAGAACAATCGTTAAATATATCCGCGTCAACAGAAGAACAAATGGCTTCTATGGAAGAAATGACCTCCTCTGCAGAAGCGTTAAATCAAATGGCAGAGGAAATGCAGCAATTATTAAATCGATTTAAAGGAGTGTAA
- a CDS encoding SdpI family protein yields MKSSRLLIGLVILAYVISLVAITFLPDQVAVHWNAAGEVDGYSNKWIGAFFGPIVLTFLLLLLTLLPKVDPKKANYEKFKGSYLVMMNALVLLFFFIHVGTLAYNLGYPIDISLIVPVGIGILFIILGNYMPKFKHNYFVGIRTPWTLANETVWNKTHRIGGKVFVIIGLMSILTIFLEGSWRFVIFISVTLLGTVYVFVKSYIYFKEEQNR; encoded by the coding sequence ATGAAATCCAGTCGTTTGCTTATCGGTTTGGTCATTTTGGCTTATGTCATTAGTTTGGTGGCCATCACATTTTTACCGGATCAAGTAGCGGTTCATTGGAATGCAGCAGGGGAAGTGGACGGTTATAGTAATAAATGGATTGGAGCATTCTTTGGACCTATCGTGTTAACTTTTTTACTTTTGTTGTTGACATTATTACCTAAAGTGGATCCGAAAAAAGCGAACTATGAAAAATTTAAAGGTAGTTACCTTGTGATGATGAATGCCTTGGTGTTATTATTCTTTTTTATTCATGTTGGCACCCTTGCCTATAATTTAGGCTATCCAATAGATATTTCGTTGATTGTCCCAGTTGGAATCGGCATTTTATTTATCATTCTAGGAAACTATATGCCAAAATTTAAACATAATTATTTTGTTGGTATCCGAACCCCATGGACGTTAGCGAATGAAACCGTGTGGAATAAAACTCATCGTATTGGTGGAAAAGTTTTTGTCATCATTGGGTTGATGAGTATATTGACGATCTTTTTAGAAGGCAGTTGGAGATTTGTCATATTTATCTCTGTTACCCTATTAGGTACCGTTTATGTTTTTGTGAAATCATACATTTATTTTAAAGAAGAACAGAATAGGTAG
- a CDS encoding winged helix-turn-helix transcriptional regulator, producing the protein MSFNEAFKAIADPTRRKILSLLKKGDLTAGEISSHFDMQKPSVSHHLKILKQADLVQDERKGQHIYYSLNTTVFQDLLTWFYDILEKEGKET; encoded by the coding sequence TTGTCCTTCAATGAAGCATTTAAAGCGATTGCCGATCCGACACGGCGAAAAATTTTATCCTTACTGAAAAAAGGAGATTTAACAGCAGGAGAAATATCTTCCCATTTCGATATGCAAAAACCGAGTGTATCGCATCATTTAAAAATTTTAAAACAAGCTGATTTAGTTCAAGACGAGCGTAAAGGACAACATATTTATTACTCATTAAACACGACCGTATTTCAAGATTTGTTGACTTGGTTTTACGATATTTTAGAAAAGGAAGGGAAGGAAACATGA
- a CDS encoding FAD-dependent oxidoreductase has translation MNETNTQQNELPMDPKPYWLDSVQLPTFEKLTKDIDTDVAIVGGGISGVTTAYLLTKAGVRVTLMEADRLFNGTTGHTTAKVTAQHGLIYHELIQHFGEEKAKLYYEANTDAMQWIKNTIHEQNINCDWQEEDAYVYAFSEKNVPKISDEYDAYLKLQIPGQSVDTIPIPVAAKAAVIMKNQANFHPLRFLNHFVQFITENGGVIYEDTPAIDLKISTQPTIITRDGHKISCQKVVICSHFPYYDRSFYFSRMYAERSYIIAAKTKTPFPGGMYISADDPVRSLRSATINGEKYVLIAGDNHKVGQGEPMINHYEALQAFGDHVFGIEKIPFRWSAQDLTTLDKVPYVGPLKQSTPNVLIATGYRKWGMTNGTAAALLLSDLVLEKSNRYENLYTPSRFHADPSVKQFLSINVDVAKHMLEGKLEYALRKPEDLVPDEGAVVSVNGKRAGAYKDQKGKLHLVDTTCTHMGCEVEWNCGERTWDCPCHGSRFSIDGEVVEGPATKPLKKLQ, from the coding sequence ATGAATGAAACAAATACACAACAAAATGAATTACCAATGGATCCAAAACCATATTGGTTAGATTCCGTCCAATTGCCCACGTTTGAAAAATTAACGAAGGATATCGATACGGATGTCGCGATTGTCGGTGGTGGAATTTCCGGTGTGACGACAGCGTATTTGCTCACAAAAGCTGGAGTTCGGGTGACGTTAATGGAGGCCGATCGACTGTTCAATGGAACGACTGGTCACACAACCGCTAAAGTCACTGCCCAGCACGGACTTATCTATCACGAGTTAATTCAACACTTTGGGGAAGAAAAAGCAAAACTATATTATGAAGCTAACACCGATGCCATGCAGTGGATAAAAAATACTATTCACGAACAGAACATCAATTGTGACTGGCAAGAAGAGGATGCCTATGTGTATGCATTTTCTGAAAAAAATGTCCCAAAAATTTCGGATGAATATGACGCCTACTTAAAATTACAAATTCCTGGTCAGTCTGTTGATACCATTCCTATACCTGTTGCGGCTAAAGCAGCCGTTATCATGAAAAATCAGGCAAATTTTCATCCCCTTCGATTTTTAAACCATTTCGTTCAATTCATTACCGAAAATGGTGGAGTTATATACGAGGATACACCCGCTATCGATTTAAAGATAAGCACACAACCAACGATTATCACCCGAGACGGTCATAAAATTTCATGTCAAAAAGTCGTTATTTGCTCACACTTTCCTTATTACGACCGCTCTTTTTATTTTTCCCGAATGTATGCGGAAAGGTCGTACATCATTGCTGCCAAAACCAAGACCCCATTTCCTGGCGGGATGTACATTAGTGCGGATGATCCAGTACGTTCACTTCGTTCTGCCACAATCAACGGAGAAAAATACGTGCTCATTGCTGGAGACAATCATAAAGTGGGTCAAGGGGAACCAATGATCAATCATTATGAAGCCTTGCAAGCATTTGGGGACCATGTTTTCGGTATAGAGAAGATTCCATTCCGTTGGTCAGCACAAGATTTAACCACGTTAGATAAAGTACCGTATGTCGGCCCGTTGAAACAAAGTACTCCTAATGTATTGATCGCAACTGGGTACCGAAAATGGGGAATGACGAACGGAACAGCAGCAGCTTTACTTCTATCAGATTTAGTACTCGAAAAAAGCAATCGTTACGAAAACCTGTATACTCCATCAAGATTTCATGCCGACCCAAGCGTCAAACAGTTTCTATCGATTAATGTCGACGTTGCCAAACATATGCTGGAAGGAAAATTAGAATACGCCCTTCGAAAACCAGAGGACTTAGTCCCAGATGAAGGTGCTGTCGTTTCGGTCAATGGAAAAAGAGCCGGTGCCTATAAAGACCAAAAAGGAAAGCTTCACCTTGTTGACACAACATGTACACATATGGGCTGTGAAGTTGAATGGAATTGTGGCGAACGAACATGGGATTGCCCTTGTCACGGATCACGCTTTTCCATTGACGGAGAAGTTGTCGAAGGTCCAGCGACCAAACCGTTGAAAAAACTACAGTAA